The sequence ACGTACTCGGCGTACGCGTAGAGTTCGATCGGACCGCGGTGGGGACTCAGGACGCCTTTCGGCTGACCCGTCGTCCCCGACGTGTAGGTCAGTGTGTAGGGATCGTTCGGGTTCGTCTCGACGGTCTCGAACTCGCTCGAGCGCTCGCGAATCGCGTCGAACCCCTCGACCTGCTGGTCTGTGGCCCCGGTCGCCTCGCCCTCGAGCGTTACGACGCGCTCGAGCGCCGACAGCGAGTCGTCGACGGCCTCGCAGGTGTCGTCGGTCGTCAAGAGTAGCCTCGTACCGGAGTCCTCGAGTCGGTAGTTCAGCGCGTCCGGGCCGAAGACGGGCGCGAGCGGGAGGTAGATCCGCCCGGCCTGAACCGTCCCGAAGACGACCGCGTACAGTTCGAACGTCGTGGGAAGCATCGCGCCGACGCGGTCGCCACGCTCGGTGTGCTCGAGCAGGTAGTTGCTCACGCGGTTGGCGGCGGTCGCCAGTTCGGCGAACGTGTAGGTCTCCGTCTCGCCGCTCTCGAAGTCTCGAATCCGGAGGCCGGTTTCGTCCGAGTCAGCGTGGCGTCCAAGGGCCTCGTCGGCGACGTTGAGTGACTCTTCGTCCCCGACGTGTGCGTGGACGTCCCAGCCGCGGTCAGGGTCGTGCAGGTCGCGAACCGCTTCGTAAATGTCACCATATGCCATGGCCTCCATTCCCACGAACGGTGCAATATTTCTTCGGGTCAGTTGATACGATCGATCGCCGTCGCCACTGGCAACGAGACGGGACTGGAGCTCCGTCGGTACTCGAGGCGATCACCCGACGAACGCACTCCTCAGCGACTGCCATCCCGGCGAAACGATTATACATCCGTCCGTTGACAGTCGGGACCGCCATGATGCGTGTACAGTTAACACTCGACAAGTTACTCGAGCGCGCAGTCGACCTCTTTCCCGAGCGAGAACTGGTGACGAAACTGCCCGACGGAAGCGTCCACCGGTACACCTACGCGGACGCCTACGGGCGAATCTGCCAGCTCGCACACGCGTTAGACGGCCTCGAACTCGAGGCGGGTGCCCGCGTCGGCGTCGTTGCGACGAACCACTATCGGCACTTCGAACTGTACTTCGGGCCAGCGTGCTCGGGCCGGTCGATCCACATGTGCAACATGCGGCTGCCGGACCACCACTTCGTCCACACCATCGAGGACGCTGACGACGAGGTGCTGTTCGTCGATCCGTGGCTACTCGAGAAAGTCGAGGCGAACGCCGACGACCTCGAGAGCGTCGAGCAGTTCGTCGTCCTCGGCGAGGAAGTTCCCGAGACCGACCTCGAGCCCGTGGTGGCGTACGAGGACCTGCTCGAGGGCCACCCGACGGAGTACGAGTGGCCCGACGTCGACGAGACGGCCGAGTACGGGATGTGCCACACCTCTGGGACGACGGGGCTACCGAAGGGCGTCCCGTACACCCACCGGGCGATGTACCTCCACAGCATCATGTGCGGGCACACCGACGCCAACGGGATCGGCGAGTCGGACGTGGTTCTCCCCGTCGTGCCGATGTTCCACGCCAACGGCTGGGGGCTGCCTTACGCCGCGACGTTCGTCGGCGCGAAGCAGGTCTTCCCGTCCGTTCACACCGACCCCGAAGCGATCGCCACCCTGATCGACGAGGAGGAGGTCACCTTCTCGGCCGCGGTACCAACAATCTGGCTCGAGATGGCCGAATTCCTGGACGAGAATCCCGACGTCGACATCTCGAACATCGAGCGACTGACCGTCGGTGGCTCTGCTCCACCGGAGTCACTCATCCGGAAGTACGACGAAGAGTACGACGCGCCCATCATCCAGGGGTGGGGGATGACCGAGACCTCGCCACTCGGGACGCTCAGCACCCTCCGGAAGGAGGTCGCGGAACTCCCGGCCGAGGAACGCGACGAGTACCGGGCGATGGCCGGGTTCCCCGTGCCGGGAATGCAGGTCCGCATCGTCGACGACGATGGTGACGAAGTCCCCCGGGACGGCGAGACGATGGGCGAGTTGCAGGTCCGCAGCCCATGGGTGACCGACCGGTACCACGACCGCCCCGACGAGACCGAGGCGTCGGTCACCGAGGACGGCTACCTGAAGACCGGCGACGTCGCCGTCCGGAACGAACTGGGATACGTCGACGTCGTCGATCGCGACACGGACATGATCAAGTCCGGCGGCGAGTGGATCTCGTCGGTCCAGCTCGAGAACGAGCTGATGGCTCACGAGGACGTCGCCGAAGCCTCCGTCGTCGCGGTCGATCACGAACGCTGGCAGGAGCGGCCACTCGCCGTGGTCGTCCCGACCGACGGGGCCAGTCCCACCGCCGACGACCTCGAGGACCACCTCGCAGAGACGTTCCCCTCGTGGTGGCTGCCCGACGCCTACGAGGTGATCGAGGAGATTCCGAAGACTTCCACTGGAAAGTTCGACAAGAAGCGACTGCGCGACCGGTTCGACGTGGTACTCGAGGCCGAGAGCGATGCCGAGGCCCCGCCCGAGGCCGAGCCCAGCTCTCACGACGACGCGGACGCGCCCGAACTCTGACGCCACCCGTAGTCGACGGGGCTCCCAGTGAGCCCGTTGCAGGTACGCTGAACGTTAAGGTGTCCCACATGGTTCTTCACGTATGTCAATTAGTGGCACTGGTGGTGTCAGTTTCGACGTCGACGACGAGACCGCACTGATCCTCGAGAGCCTCGAGGAGTTCGTCGCACAGGAGGTCGAACCGCTCGAGGAGGACCTCGATGATCTGCTGACCAACCCCCGGAGGGGGTATCACGAGGACGGTCGGCTCACCGACGAGTTGCTCGAGGCCCGTGAGGAAGTACGCCGACGATCCGCCGAGGCCGGATTCTACGCGATGAACTTGCCCGAGGAGGCCGGTGGGCAAGGCGTCCCGCCGGTCACGTGGTACCGGGCGAAAAAACGACTCGCGAGCAAGGGCCCGGGCCTCGCACGGCACGTCCTCGCCGGTCCGGAGGGACCGAAACCGCTCCTGTTGCAGGCAGCGGGCGAGCAGGTCGAGCGCTACCTCGAGCCAGCGATCCGGGCCGAGAAGTCGACGGCGTTCGCCCAGACCGAACCCGGCGTCGGCTCGGACTCGCCGAACATGGAGACCACGGCGCGCAAGGAGGGCGACGAGTGGGTCCTGAACGGCCGCAAGCAGTGGATCACGAACGCACCCTATGCGGATTTCATCCAGGTGTTCGCCCGGACGACGCCCCAGGAAGAGGCCGGCCGATACGGCGGCATCACCTGTTTCATCCTCGAGCGCGGCGAGTACGAGGTCGGCTCGTACAACAACGTCGTCGGCGCGCCGGGATCGCAGGCCGAGATCCACCTCGACGACGTCCGGGTCACCGACGAGCGGGTTCTCGGCGAGGTCGACGGCGCGTTCTACGCCGCGATGGAGTTCCTCTCGCTCGGCCGCCTCGAGCTCGGCGCTGAGGCCGTCGGCTTCAGCGAGTTCCTGCTCGAGCGGGCGACCGAGTACGCGAACCAGCGGCAGGCCTTCGGCGAGCCGATCGGGAGCTTCCAGCAGGTTTCGGCGAAGCTGGCACGGGGGCGTGCGAAGACCTACGCGGCCGATGCCGCGGGTCTCAAACTCGCCTGGAAGGTCGGCCGCGACGAACGGACGGTGATGGACTCGTCGATCCTGAAGTGGTTCGCCACGAACGTCTTCTGGGAGATCGCCGACGCGGCCGTCCAGATCCACGGCGCGAACGGACTGGCGGAGGAAAACCCCTACATGGGACTGCTCCACCAGGCGCGCATCCTGCGGATCGTCGAGGGAACCGACGAGATCCAGCTCAACACCATCGCCTCGCAGATGGGAATCGGGGGTGAGTGACGATGTCGGAACGAACCGCGGACAACGGTCGAGCGTCCCTCGAGATCGCCGACGGCGTCGCCACCGTCCGACTCACCGATCCCGACCGCCGAAACGCGTTCTCGCCGGAACTCGGCGAGGACGTCCTCGCTGCGTTTCTCGAGATCGACGAGCGCGACGACGTCTCGGCGGTCGTCCTGACGGCGTCGGGCCCGGTCTTCTGTGCTGGCCTCGACCTCGAGGTTCTCCAGGGTGACGACTCCGACCGCCGGGAGTACCTGTTCGAACTGCTCGGTGCGGTGACCGAGTGGTGTTCGTGGAGCGATCGGCCGGTGATCGTCGCCGCCGACGGGCCGGCACCCGGTGCGGGAGCGATCCTGATCGACTCCTGTGACCTCCGGGTCGGGAGCGAGGACGTCACGATGTGGTGGCCGGAGGTCGCCTTCGGCCTCGCCGGACAGACGATCGCCGCGCGCCTCGTCAGACAGGTGGGCTGGCCGAAGGCGACCGAATTGATGCTGCTCGCGGACGAGGCGGAACTCGACGCCGAAGCGGCCAGGGATCTGGGATTGCTCAACCGGGTCGTCCCCGGCGACGAGGTCGAAGAGACGGCGCGGGAGATGGCAGCCGTTATCGCCGAGCACGACCGCGCACACGACAACGTCGCCTCCCACCTGCAGGCGATCCAGCACGCCCGCGAGGAACTGATCGGCTCGAGCGTGCCCTACGCGAACTGGCTGGGTCGCGATCTGCGCCGGGTTCTCGAGGAGTGATCGGGGTGTTCGTTCGACGCCCCACGATCTTGTCGGGTCAGAAGCTAAAGAGGTCGACGCCGCCGGTGACGCCGACGACCTGTCCGGTCACGTAGGAGGCCCGCTCGGAACTGAGGTAGGCGACCATGTCCGCGACGTCCTGTTCGGTCCCGAGGTGGCGCATCGGCGTCGCCTCCGCGATCCGGGCGAAGTAGGGGTCGACGTTCTCGCGCAACGCTTCTGGGCTGAGCTCTGCGAAGTCGCTGACGACGATGTTCGGCGCGATCACGTTCGAGGTGACCCCCGACTGGGCCCCCTCGAGGGCCATCGTCCGGCCGAGTCCGATCATCGCGGATTTCGTCGCCGAGTACGAGAGCTGGCCGAAGCCGCCGTACCAGCCGGCCATCGAGGACATGTTGATGACCCGGCCCCAGCCGCGTTCGCACATCCGCGGGAACACCTCCCGGCTGATGTTGTAGGTGCCGGTGAGGTTGATCTCGACGTCGCGTTCCCAGACGTCGTCGTCGTAGTCGGCGATCCGCGAGCGCGCGTCGACCATCGCCGCGTTGTTCACGAGGATGTCGACGCCGCCGAACTCCTCACGGACGGCTTCCATCGAGGCGGCGACGTCCTCCCGATCGGTGAGATCACACTCGAGGGCCAGTGCGTCACCGCCGTCGGCCTCCTCGTTGATCTCGTCGGCGACGGTACTCGCGCCGTCGGCGTCGACGTCGAGGACGACGACGTTGGCCCCTTCGTCAGCGAGCGTTTTGCAATCTGCACGTCCGATTCGGCCGGCTCCGCCGGTGACGACGGCGGTCCGATCGTCGATTCCAAGATCCATCGACTCGACTGATCGACGTCCGTCCCAGTAAGTCTTTGCAAGTGAGAAACACGCACGGTCTGAATGCCCACCAGCGCGACCGCTCCCGAACTTCCGCAGTCCCAAGGACTTTGGTCGACGTTAACATAGACTCGCCACCTATGACACAGCACTCGGCAGTCATCGTCGACGCAGTCCGAACGCCCTTCGGCAAGCGTGGCGGCTCGTTCAGTGACACCCACCCGCAGGACCTCGCGGCCGAACCCCTGCGGGCACTCGAGCAGCGCAACGGCTTCGAGCCGGAGACGATCGAGGACGTTATCTACGGCTGCGTGACGCCGGTCGACGAGCAAGGACTCAACATCGGCCGGCTCGCGCCGATGGTCGCCGGGTGGGGCGACGTCGTCCCCGGCGTCCAGCTCAACCGGATGTGTGGCTCCGGCCAGCAGGCGGTCAACTTCGCGGGGGCGAACCTCATGGCGGGCCAGCACGACGTCCTGATCGCCGGCGGCGTCGAACACATGACGCGCGTCCCGATGGGCTCCGACGGCAGCGGCGTCACCGACACCTACTTCGAGTACTTCGACGAGCTGACGACACAGGGCGAGGGCGCAGAACGAATCGCCGAGCAGTGGGGATTCAGCCGGTCGGAACTCGACGAACTCGCCGCCGACTCCCAGCAACGCTGGGGCGAGGCCTGGGAGGAGGGCCGTTACGACGATCAGGTCGTTCCCGTCGAGACCGAACTCGAGGGCGAATCCATCGTCGTCGAGGAGGACGAACACCCGCGGCCGGAAACCGACGTCGAGACGCTCTCGAATCTTCCGCTGTCGTTTCGCGAGGAAGGTGAGGGCTTCCACCACCCGGGCAACTCCTCCGGAATCGTCGACGGCTCCTCCGCGCTCCTGCTCGCAACGGAGGAGGCAGCCGAGAAACACGGCTGGGAACCGATGGCCCGGATCGTCCAGACCGAGGTCGTCGGCGTCGATCCCGTCACGATGCTCACCGGCCCGATCCCGGCGACCGAGCAGGTCCTCGAGAAAGCCGACATGGACATCGAGGAGATCGATCTCTTCGAGGTCAACGAGGCGTTCGCCTCGGTCGTCGCCGCCTGGCTCGAAGAGACCGGCGTCTCCTGGGAGGACGTCAACGTCAACGGTGGGGCGATCGCCCACGGTCACCCGCTCGGGGCGACCGGCGCGATGCTCCTGACGAAACTGGCCCACGAACTCGAGCGCACCGGGGCTGACACCGCCCTCTCGACGATGTGCATCGGGTTCGGGCAGGGTGTGGCAACGATCATCGAGCGCGTCTGAGGCTCGCGTCGGGAATCAGGTGATTTTCGGGCTCCTGTCTACTCGAACAGCTCCTCGTGTCGACTCGCGAGGTCGGTGTACTCTCCCGTGGCGTACTCTTCGAAGATCGACTCGGGATCGATCGTCGTCTCCTCGAGCGGGGTGATCTCTGCGGGGACGCCGCGGACGAACGACTCGGCTGGAACCTCGTAGTCGTCGGGGATGACGGTTCCCGCGGCGACGACCGACTGCGCGCCGACGGTCGCGCCGGCGTTGACGGTCGCGTTGAATCCGACCAGCGCGCCCTCGCCGACGCCGGCTTCGTTGAGCACCGCGCCGTGGCCGACCATCACCCGGTCGGCGAGACTCGAGGCGTGGATCGTGGCGTTGTCGCCGACGTGCGTGTAGCGGCCGATCCGGACCGGGTCGACGTCGCCGCGGCAGACGACGCCCGGCCAGACGCTCGCCTCGGCGTCGATCTCGACGTCACCGACGAGGACGGCGTCCCGGCTCACCGCCGCCGTGTCGTCGATCGTCGGGGTCGTACCCTCGAAGGCGTAGGTTCGACTATCGTCCATGACTGGACGGTCACCGACGAGGGTAAAAACGGCTCTTCACCGCTGGATGACGGTTCGACGTGGATGAACGTGATGGAGCGAAACCGCTCGAAGGGGAAGTATTGCCTGAACCCCTCCAGCACTGTCGAAACACTTCTCATCGAGACGACCGACGTTCGAGCTAGCATGGAGTTTCCCGACCGGGCCCACCTCGAGTCCGTCGTCGACGACCACGAGTTGCCGGGTTTCGCCCGCGTCGCTTACGAACCCGAGACGGAGACACTCGAGAACCTGCGCGAACGGGTCAGGGAGGCCGTCGTGGAACTGTCTCTGTCGGAACTCGAGCGCGGGTCGACGGTGGCAGTCGGCGTCGGTAGCCGCGGGATTCACGGGCTGGCCGACTACGTCCGCGAGGTGATCGACGCGCTCGCAGACCGCGGGCTCGAGCCGGTGATCGTCCCGGCGATGGGGAGTCACGGCGGTGCGACGCCGGAGGGACAGCGCGAGGTGCTCGAATCACTGGGGGTGACCGAAGCGGCGATGGGTGCACCGATCGACGCCCGGATGGCTGTCGAGGAGGTCGGGGCGGTTACGGTCGGGGACACGCCGACGCCGGTGTACGTCTCGCGAGCCGCCCTCGAGGCCGACGCACTCCTCGTTGTCAACCGGGTGAAACCGCACACGAACTTCACCGGCCGACTCGAGAGTGGCCTCTGTAAAATGACCGTGGTCGGCCTCGGAAAGCGAGAGGGGGCGAACGCCTTCCACTCGACGGCGATCGCGGAGGGGTACGTGCCGACGCTCGAGGCGCTCTTGTCGGTCGTCCGGGACGCGCTCCCCCTGCGTGGCGGCGTCGCTATCGTCGAGAACGCCGACGAGGAGACCGCCCAAATCGAGGGGGTCCGTGCCGACGGGTTCGAGAGCCGCGAGCCCGAGTTGCTCGAGGCCGCTCGTCGGGAGATGGCCACCTTGCCGTTCGACGACCTCGACCTGCTCGTCGTCGACGAGATCGGCAAGGAAATCTCTGGGGCGGGGATGGACACGAACGTCATCGGTCGCTACCGCGTTCTCAACGCGCCCGATCCGGAGAACCCCGACGTCGACCTGATCTACGTCCGCGGGCTGACCGACGAGACCCACGGCAACGGGAACGGGATCGGACTGGCCGACCTCACCCGGCAGTCGGCGATCGATCAGCTCGACCTCGAGCAGACGTACACGAACGCGGTAACCAGCGGCTCGCTCGCCAAGGCGACCCTGCCGGTGGTCGCTCCAGACGACGAACTCGCGGTCCACATCGCCCTCGGCGCACTGGGCGGCTACGACCCCGAACGCGCACGGATCGTCCGGATCAGGAACACGACGGACCTCTCCGAACTGCACGTCTCGGAGGCGCTGCTCGAGGACGCCGACACCAGTGCCGACCTCGAGGTCCTTGAACGCGAGCAACTGGTCTTCGAGGACGGGACGATGCGATTCGTCCCGCGATAGCAGATTCCCCGTCTCGGGGTGGACCCCTGTTCGGAGTTCTATCGGAGTCCACACGGAGGGGAACACGTTTGCCCACACCAGCGTATCACCGTCGTATGGGAGGAATCGACGTTCGACATCGCAGCGCCCTCGAGCGCTCGCCAGCTCACGAGGTGGCACTCGAGTGTCTGCTCGCAGGGATCGAGGCAGCCCAGCCAGCGGCGTGCGTCGAGCGGCGGGTCACGTGCTGCGACGGCAGCCTCGTCGCGGACGGCATCGACGGAATCGACAGTGCCGACGGTGAGAGCCGATACGATCTCGAGTCGTTCGACGACGTCGTGATCGTCGGCGGCGGTAACGCAGCAGGCGGCTTTGCGGCGGCGCTCGAGGCCGAACTCGGCGATCGTCTCGACGCCGGCGTCGTCGTTACGGACGATCCCGCACCGACGGACGTCGTCGACGTGCTCCCCGGAGAGCATCCGACGCCGAGCCGGGATGGCGTCCACAGCACCCGCCGGGTGCTCGAGGTGGCCGACACAGCGGGAGCGAACGACCTCGTCGTCGCGGTGGTTACCGGCGGGGCGAGTTCCCTGCTCGCGGCACCCGCCGGGTCGCTCTCGCTCGCCGACCTGCAGGCCGTCACCGACGCTTTGCTCGCGGTCGGTGCACCGATCGCAGAACTCAACGCCGTCCGCAAGCACTGCTCGGCGATCAAAGGTGGCTACCTCGCGCGTGAAGCGGCCCCTGCGACCGTCTGTACAATCGCACTGAGCGACGTGGTCGGCGACCGCCCCAGCGTGATCGGGAGCGGCCCCACGGTCCCCGACGAGACGACGTACGACGACGCCCTCGAGGTCCTCGAGCGGTACGACCTCGGTGACCGGATTCCGGATACGGTTCGCGACCACCTCGAGTCCGGGGCGGGTGGCGAACACCCCGAGACGCCCACCGCCGGGGATCCGGCGTTCGATCGGACCCGGACCCACGTCGTCGGGAGAAACCACACGGCACTCGAGGCAGCGCAATCGGTCGCCCTCGAGCGCGGGTACGAGCCACTGATCCTCTCCTCGCGCGTCCGTGGCGAAGCGCGCGAGGCGGCCCTGACGCAGGTCGCGATCGCCGAAGAGTGCCGGGCCACGGGGACGCCCGTCGAACCACCCGCCGTGATCCTCTCGGGCGGTGAAACCACGGTGTCCGTCTCTGGCAGGGACGGAACCGGCGGCCCGAACCAGGAGTTCGTCACGAGTGGCGCACTCGGGTTCGCCGACGGTACCCGTAGCGTAGACGGCGTCGTCGTCGCGGGCGTCGACACCGATGGCGTCGACGGGCCGACCGACGCTGCCGGTGCGATCGCCGACGCCGACACCATCTCCGAATCGGCGGGGCGAACGGCTCTCGACGACCACGACGTGTACTCGCTGCTCGAGGATGCTGACGCACTCGTTCGAACCGGGCCGACCGGAACGAACGTCAGCGACCTCCGGGTGATCGTCCTCGAGTCGGTTGACGATGCGTGAGTGATCCCGGACCCAGCTGCCCCAGAAAATATATGCAAACTGTCATCACCACGAAAAGGTAACGGAAGATATTATTCCTCAGCCGGTCCACTCGTTCGATCGATTCCCGGGGTCGTCGGTGCATTACGGCCGTATTCCCGTAAAGGATCGCGGACAGAACGCTTTTACCGCCAAGCCGAGTACCTCGAGACAGTGAGTGAACGAACCACCGACGCAGCCGCAGAATCGTCGTGTGGGTGCAAGGTCGGACGCGTCGGCGACCGGTACGCCCTCGGCGAACTGGACGACGAACTCGTGCGATACTGGACCGATCCGTCCGACGACCGCTACAGCACGCGGGAACTTGCGACCCACGTCAACCAGCGCATCCTCGAGACGGCACTCGAAGAGGCGGGCCTCCAGCTCAAAGACGGTGAGGTCGAGAACATGTACCGCCTGCTAACCGACGACGACGTCAGCAGCGGGACCCAGGTTCAGACCAGAAAGGAACTCGAGCGCGACGGCGTGGACATCGAGGACGTCGAACGCGACTTCGTCTCTCACCAGACCGTCTACAACCACCTGCGAAACTGTCTCGAGGCCGAACTCCAGACACCGTCGGACGAGGAGCGACTCGAGCGCAGCCGCGACAAACTCGGTGCGCTTCGCAATCGAACGGGCGCGGTCACCGAGGACACCATCGCCCAGCTCGAGCGCAACGACGTGCTCGACATCGGCGAGTTCGACGTGCTGGTCACCGTCACCGTGACCTGCAAGGACTGCCGACAGCAGTACACCGTCCGGGACCTGCTCGAGCAGGGCGGCTGTGACTGCAATTCTGAGTGATCGCCGCTCCGTCTCACGCCCCTGTGACTCTCGACCCGGGTGCTTTGCTTCTCAGTTCGGACGTCGTCTACGGACGCCTCGCCTGGCCATCGCCGCGGTATCGCTCGCGTCTGTTCTGCACCGTCATACCCGGTACGCACGGTGGATCGACTGGGTTCGAGCGGTGCTATCTCGAGTCGTTTCGGACTCCGACGATTGATCAGGCTGGTTCTGTGTGATGATTAGTGTCGGTATTGTACGATACATATGGATCTGATAGGTGTGGTTGCAAGGCTTCACTCGGCCCACTCGGCGTCACCAGGTTGCGTGTGGAAGATTGCCTCCTCGAGCAACGCGATGGCCTTCTCGAGACCTTCGCGCGAACTCAGGAGGGAGTCTTCGTGTTCGATACTCAGTGCGCCGTCGTAGCCGGCCATGCGGAGCGTCGAGACGACGTCCTTCCAGTGGGAGGTGTCGTGGCCGTAACCGACGGTGCGGAAGATCCACGACCGGTTCGGTTCGTCAGGATACGGCGTCGTGTCGAGGACGCCTTTCTCGCGGGCGACGGCGTCGTAGATCCGGGTGTCCTTGGCGTGGACGTGGGCGATGGCGTCGTGGTCGCCGAGCAACCTGATCGCGTCGAGCACCGAGATTCCCTGCCAGTAGAGGTGCGAGGGGTCGAAGTTCGTACAGATTCGGTCGCCCGTTTCCTCGCGTAACCGGAGCATGCTGTGCGGGTCGGAGACGAGCATGTTCGGGTGCATCTCGATCGCCACGTCGACGCCGTGGTCGTCGGCGTACTCGGCGAGTTCGTCCCAGTATTCGACGGCGACCTCCCACTGGTACTCGAGCGCCTCGGCCTGCTCGGGCGGCCACGGTGCGGTGATCCAGTTCGGTACCTCGTCGTTCGGGCCACCGGCGGGCAAGCCAGAGAAGCAGGTGATGGCGTCGACCTCGAGCTGTGCGGCGAGCCGGATCCCCTCCCGGAGGTGCGTATCCGCGCGTTCGGCGCGTTCGTCGTCCGGGTGCAGCGGGTTGTTGTGGGTCGCGAGGGCACTGATCTCCATCTCGTGGCCCTCGAGTAGCGACCGCAGCTCTGCCTGTGCCTCCTCGTCGTCGAGGTACGCCTCGCGTTCTACGTGGTCCTCGCCCGGGTGGCCGCCGACGCCGGGTTCGATCGCGTCGATGCCCCGCTCGGAAAGGTACGCGACGGCGTCGTCGATGGATTCGTCGGCCAGCGGTGGGGTGTGGACTCCGACGTGCATAGGGCGGGCTTCCACGGACCGCACAAAAGGGATTTTTCCGGCTCGAGAGAGAGTCACGTGGGCGAAACGCTCTCGTTACCGTGCGTGTCGGACGGCTCACTCGAGAAACTGATCGAGCGTCGCGTCCAGCCCATCGCGAACCTCGCTGACCAGCGCGCCGTCGATGTCGAGTCCGAGGACGTCGACTGCGGCCCGGCCGACCCGTTCGCGCAAGTCATCGCGTGTGTAGACGCCGAGTCGCCACTGGGAGTACTGGGCCGCCCGCAGCGCCGCGACCAGCGGCGACTGTTGCTCGAGGCGGCGGATCTCGCCGTTGACCATCACGCGCGATGTCGACTCGGGCATCGAAGGGCGACCCTGGATGTCGAGGATCACGGTGTCGGGGTCCACGTCGGCGGCGTCGGCGATCTCGCGTTCGAACGTGAGGACGGTCTCGTGATCGGCCTCGATCACGCCGCCGGGAACGTCGTCGATCTCGGCCCAGACGGCCCGCTTGTAGAGGTCGCGCTCGTCGAACCGCCGCGAGAATTCAGCCGTGGCGGGGCTCGAGCGCAGCGCCACGAGGAGGTCGGCGTCGTCCATCCGCATCAGTGTCGCGGCGTCGACGTCGTTCTCGGGGGCGTCGAGCAGGCGTTCTGCCGCCCGCCGGAGCATGGCCTTGCTGATCCGGGCGACGCTGTGGCTGTAGACGGTCGGGTTCATCAGTGCGCGGGCGACCAGCAGGCTCTCTGCGGTCTGGACGTTCCCCTCCGCGAGGACGAGCTCGCCGTCGGTGAACGTCAACTCTCGGACGAGCCGCCCGTGGTCGATCGTCCCGTACGGGACCCCGGTGTGGTGGGCGTCCCGCACGAGGTAGTCCATCCGATCCACGTCGAGTTCGCCGGAGACGAGCTGGCCGAACCGCCCCTCGCCCGCGACGAGGTCGGCGATCGTCGCCGGCTCGAGGTCGTGTGCCCGGAGGACGTCTCCGACGGCCCCCTCGGCGAGGAGGTGGTGGACGTCGTCGTGGTACCTGCCGGTCCGCCGGTGGGTGAGCGCCTCGAGATTGTGGCTGAACGGGCCGTGGCCGACGTCGTGGAGGATCGCGGCAGCTCTGACGCGTTCGGCCTGCAGCCCCTCGACGCCGAGGTGCTCGAGTGCCTCGCAGGCGAGGTGGTAGACGCCGAGGCTGTGTTCGAACCGGGTGTGGTTCGCGGAGGGGTAGACGAGCGAGACGGTCCCGAGTTGTCGGATGCGCCGGAGTCGCTGGAGCGCCGGCGTGTCGACGAGGTCCCGGGCAACCCCGTCGACGGCGATGTGGTCGTGCACGCTGTCCTTGATTACCTTCATTGCCGGCCATTGGGCGGGTCGCTACAAAAACCGTGGTCTCCGTTCGCCATATCCGGATCAGTTACCGGGGAATCGAATACGTCTCAACCATCACGGCAGGGGCTTTCGGGATGGTCAGCGGCAATTCGTCTCCATAGCCTGTTTTGCTTGCATTTCTGAACGCACAGGACCAGAGTTGATC is a genomic window of Natrarchaeobaculum aegyptiacum containing:
- a CDS encoding sugar phosphate isomerase/epimerase family protein, which codes for MHVGVHTPPLADESIDDAVAYLSERGIDAIEPGVGGHPGEDHVEREAYLDDEEAQAELRSLLEGHEMEISALATHNNPLHPDDERAERADTHLREGIRLAAQLEVDAITCFSGLPAGGPNDEVPNWITAPWPPEQAEALEYQWEVAVEYWDELAEYADDHGVDVAIEMHPNMLVSDPHSMLRLREETGDRICTNFDPSHLYWQGISVLDAIRLLGDHDAIAHVHAKDTRIYDAVAREKGVLDTTPYPDEPNRSWIFRTVGYGHDTSHWKDVVSTLRMAGYDGALSIEHEDSLLSSREGLEKAIALLEEAIFHTQPGDAEWAE
- a CDS encoding glycerate kinase type-2 family protein, giving the protein MGGIDVRHRSALERSPAHEVALECLLAGIEAAQPAACVERRVTCCDGSLVADGIDGIDSADGESRYDLESFDDVVIVGGGNAAGGFAAALEAELGDRLDAGVVVTDDPAPTDVVDVLPGEHPTPSRDGVHSTRRVLEVADTAGANDLVVAVVTGGASSLLAAPAGSLSLADLQAVTDALLAVGAPIAELNAVRKHCSAIKGGYLAREAAPATVCTIALSDVVGDRPSVIGSGPTVPDETTYDDALEVLERYDLGDRIPDTVRDHLESGAGGEHPETPTAGDPAFDRTRTHVVGRNHTALEAAQSVALERGYEPLILSSRVRGEAREAALTQVAIAEECRATGTPVEPPAVILSGGETTVSVSGRDGTGGPNQEFVTSGALGFADGTRSVDGVVVAGVDTDGVDGPTDAAGAIADADTISESAGRTALDDHDVYSLLEDADALVRTGPTGTNVSDLRVIVLESVDDA
- a CDS encoding gamma carbonic anhydrase family protein; translated protein: MDDSRTYAFEGTTPTIDDTAAVSRDAVLVGDVEIDAEASVWPGVVCRGDVDPVRIGRYTHVGDNATIHASSLADRVMVGHGAVLNEAGVGEGALVGFNATVNAGATVGAQSVVAAGTVIPDDYEVPAESFVRGVPAEITPLEETTIDPESIFEEYATGEYTDLASRHEELFE
- the rdfA gene encoding rod-determining factor RdfA; amino-acid sequence: MSERTTDAAAESSCGCKVGRVGDRYALGELDDELVRYWTDPSDDRYSTRELATHVNQRILETALEEAGLQLKDGEVENMYRLLTDDDVSSGTQVQTRKELERDGVDIEDVERDFVSHQTVYNHLRNCLEAELQTPSDEERLERSRDKLGALRNRTGAVTEDTIAQLERNDVLDIGEFDVLVTVTVTCKDCRQQYTVRDLLEQGGCDCNSE
- a CDS encoding DUF362 domain-containing protein, which translates into the protein MEFPDRAHLESVVDDHELPGFARVAYEPETETLENLRERVREAVVELSLSELERGSTVAVGVGSRGIHGLADYVREVIDALADRGLEPVIVPAMGSHGGATPEGQREVLESLGVTEAAMGAPIDARMAVEEVGAVTVGDTPTPVYVSRAALEADALLVVNRVKPHTNFTGRLESGLCKMTVVGLGKREGANAFHSTAIAEGYVPTLEALLSVVRDALPLRGGVAIVENADEETAQIEGVRADGFESREPELLEAARREMATLPFDDLDLLVVDEIGKEISGAGMDTNVIGRYRVLNAPDPENPDVDLIYVRGLTDETHGNGNGIGLADLTRQSAIDQLDLEQTYTNAVTSGSLAKATLPVVAPDDELAVHIALGALGGYDPERARIVRIRNTTDLSELHVSEALLEDADTSADLEVLEREQLVFEDGTMRFVPR